Proteins from a genomic interval of Desulfovulcanus ferrireducens:
- a CDS encoding dual CXXC motif small (seleno)protein: MILYCRSCNKKFSLQEYSDELDDFFEEYLANIPCNRI, encoded by the coding sequence ATAATTCTCTATTGCAGGTCATGCAATAAAAAATTTTCCCTCCAGGAGTACAGTGATGAACTGGATGATTTTTTTGAAGAATATCTGGCCAATATCCCCTGCAACAGGATTTAG
- a CDS encoding amino acid ABC transporter permease — MYFDFSVFFKYFPYFLPAALMTLEVTVLGILLGLILGLGTAFARISKSIIFSMPAKAYIYLIRGTPLLLQLLFIYYGMRRVLGLEAITSAVLALGVHNGAYIAEIFRGAILSISNGQMEAARSLGMTHARAMVRIILPQAFKRAVPPLGNQFIIALKDSSLASTITINELLLKSQQLASSNFMMMEMLSIAAFFYLLYTGLFSWLFHKIETRLNVSN; from the coding sequence ATGTATTTTGACTTTTCAGTATTCTTTAAATACTTTCCTTATTTTTTACCTGCAGCACTAATGACTCTTGAAGTGACTGTACTAGGTATTTTACTTGGTTTAATTCTTGGACTTGGTACTGCATTTGCCCGTATATCAAAGAGCATAATTTTCAGCATGCCCGCCAAAGCATACATTTACCTTATTCGAGGTACTCCTCTTTTACTTCAATTATTGTTTATATATTATGGAATGAGAAGAGTACTTGGTCTTGAAGCGATTACTTCTGCAGTTCTCGCTTTAGGTGTTCACAACGGGGCTTATATTGCAGAGATTTTTCGGGGTGCCATCCTATCCATTTCAAATGGACAAATGGAAGCAGCTCGTTCTTTAGGTATGACTCACGCCAGGGCGATGGTGCGTATAATTTTACCTCAAGCCTTTAAAAGGGCCGTACCTCCGCTTGGAAATCAATTCATTATCGCTTTGAAAGATTCCTCTTTGGCCAGTACAATCACCATCAATGAACTTTTGCTCAAATCACAGCAGTTGGCATCATCGAATTTCATGATGATGGAAATGTTGTCCATAGCTGCATTCTTTTATCTCTTGTACACTGGACTTTTTTCTTGGCTTTTTCACAAGATAGAAACTCGTCTGAACGTAAGTAACTAA
- a CDS encoding DNA translocase FtsK yields MNGNKLFREILAFFFLFLTLLLSISLFTFWPSDPGFNSFPGPGAEVHNQAGLIGAYLAGLFVDLFGLGAFLWIFLFLYLALILFRSRPKLKWWNWLGIILLYLSLLTWLEFPWFKQVSFLKVSGGGFLGKTIFNLTYKYLRLWGTILVTLFTSLLSFQLIFAFSWEAVGQKLLFKCADFWTKIKERRPRKKKIKSVFRKRKVDKEQNDSSAVEVKEKETRAKVKQKKVYSSKKSSSKSKDFKGHYLPPVDLLSLPEEQEIKVDESYLKELAEKVQSCLADFSIQGEVQKVQPGPVITMLEFKPAPGIKISRIASLNDDLALALKASSVRIVAPLPGRDTVGIEIPNVHRQTVFLREIIESKVYTQGRAKLPLALGKDIQGQPRVADLAKMPHLLVAGATGAGKSVCLNSLILSLLFKYAPDEVQLLLVDPKRIELSVYNDLPHLVHPVVTDMSLAKTALDWAVYEMERRYEAMATLGVRNIEGYNQKLASFGQDLPEQFKDLKPIPYLVVIIDELADLMLTAAKEVEVSIVRLAQLARAAGVHLILATQRPSVDVVTGIIKANFPSRIAFQVSSKHDSRTILDAIGAEYLLGQGDMLFKASGGQLMRIHGAYVGDQEISDVVEFWKSRSTPSFELDFSEWKSQKEKSSGPGNGDDPIIDDPKYAQAVEFVLEQGKASISMIQRRFRIGYNKAALFVEQMERDGILGPAEGSKPRRVLRKG; encoded by the coding sequence TTGAACGGTAACAAATTATTCCGAGAAATCCTGGCCTTTTTTTTTCTGTTTCTTACCCTCCTTTTAAGTATCAGTCTGTTTACTTTTTGGCCCAGTGATCCAGGGTTTAACAGCTTTCCTGGTCCTGGGGCAGAGGTCCATAACCAGGCTGGCCTGATCGGAGCTTATCTGGCCGGCCTCTTTGTGGACCTTTTTGGTTTGGGCGCCTTTTTATGGATTTTTCTTTTTTTATATCTGGCTCTTATCTTGTTCAGGTCAAGGCCCAAGCTTAAGTGGTGGAACTGGCTGGGAATAATTTTACTCTATCTTTCTCTTCTGACCTGGCTGGAGTTTCCCTGGTTTAAGCAGGTTAGTTTTTTAAAAGTTTCTGGGGGTGGATTTCTAGGAAAAACAATATTTAATTTAACCTATAAATATCTGCGTTTATGGGGAACAATCCTGGTCACCCTTTTTACCTCTTTACTCAGTTTTCAGTTGATTTTTGCCTTTTCTTGGGAAGCTGTGGGCCAAAAATTGCTTTTTAAGTGCGCAGATTTTTGGACCAAGATTAAAGAAAGACGGCCTAGAAAAAAGAAAATCAAATCGGTTTTTCGAAAACGTAAAGTGGATAAAGAACAAAATGACTCCTCTGCGGTGGAAGTGAAAGAAAAAGAGACTAGAGCAAAGGTTAAGCAAAAAAAAGTCTATTCAAGCAAAAAATCTTCATCTAAATCAAAAGATTTTAAAGGTCACTACTTGCCTCCTGTTGATCTGCTCAGTTTACCTGAGGAGCAAGAAATCAAGGTTGATGAGTCTTATCTGAAAGAACTCGCAGAGAAGGTTCAGTCCTGCTTAGCTGACTTCTCTATCCAGGGAGAGGTGCAAAAAGTTCAACCCGGGCCCGTGATTACCATGCTCGAGTTTAAACCGGCTCCCGGGATAAAAATAAGTAGAATTGCCAGCCTAAATGACGATTTGGCTCTGGCCCTTAAGGCATCATCGGTCCGTATTGTTGCTCCTTTGCCGGGTAGAGATACTGTGGGAATAGAAATCCCCAATGTTCATCGTCAAACTGTTTTTTTACGCGAAATCATTGAGTCAAAGGTTTATACCCAGGGCAGAGCCAAGCTCCCTCTGGCTCTTGGTAAGGATATTCAGGGACAGCCCAGGGTTGCGGATCTGGCCAAGATGCCCCACCTTTTAGTTGCCGGTGCAACCGGGGCTGGAAAAAGCGTTTGCCTGAACAGCCTGATTTTAAGCCTGCTATTTAAATATGCTCCTGACGAAGTCCAATTATTGTTGGTTGATCCTAAACGGATAGAGCTATCAGTGTATAATGATCTGCCTCACCTGGTGCACCCTGTGGTCACAGACATGAGTTTGGCCAAAACCGCTCTGGACTGGGCTGTATATGAAATGGAGAGGCGTTATGAGGCCATGGCTACTTTAGGAGTGCGTAATATCGAAGGATATAACCAGAAGCTGGCTTCATTTGGGCAAGATCTGCCCGAGCAATTCAAGGATCTTAAACCAATACCGTACCTGGTAGTAATTATTGATGAACTGGCTGATCTGATGCTTACCGCAGCCAAAGAGGTAGAAGTAAGTATTGTTCGTCTGGCCCAGTTGGCCAGAGCTGCTGGCGTTCATCTTATTTTAGCTACTCAAAGACCTTCCGTGGATGTGGTTACAGGCATTATTAAAGCTAACTTTCCTTCCAGGATAGCTTTTCAGGTTAGTTCCAAACACGATTCCCGGACTATTCTGGATGCGATAGGAGCAGAGTATCTCCTGGGCCAGGGCGACATGCTTTTTAAAGCCAGCGGAGGTCAGCTAATGCGCATACACGGTGCGTATGTTGGTGACCAGGAGATATCGGATGTAGTTGAATTTTGGAAATCCAGATCAACTCCCAGCTTTGAACTGGATTTTTCCGAGTGGAAATCACAGAAAGAAAAAAGTTCAGGCCCTGGAAACGGGGATGATCCAATTATCGATGACCCCAAATATGCTCAGGCAGTTGAATTTGTCCTTGAACAAGGCAAAGCTTCTATTTCCATGATCCAGCGCAGATTCCGTATTGGTTATAACAAAGCGGCCTTGTTTGTTGAACAGATGGAGCGCGATGGGATTTTGGGGCCGGCAGAGGGCAGCAAGCCAAGGCGGGTCTTAAGAAAGGGGTAG
- the uvrC gene encoding excinuclease ABC subunit UvrC yields the protein MPESFQNKDFPTCPGVYFMKDARNKIIYVGKAKNIRKRLSSYFRDPEQLPIKTRVMMTKVKDIDFLCTNTEKEALLLEASLIKKHRPRYNIVLRDDKQYILFKLDKEHAFPTLRLTRKVGRDGATYFGPFTSARSARQTLNVINKLFKLRKCADRTFKNRVRPCLQYHISRCLAPCCLPVSPEKYARAVRQVELFLFGKSHDLLKNLESEMHKAAEELNFEKAAELRDQIRAVQKTIEQQAVVLPEGGDFDVFALVPHETGLGIGVLFVRQGRVLDSRSFYWPDFQFEQEETEAVLTSFLIQFYGPTRFIPDKIVLPVVAKDKSIKKLLTELKGKEVRLVSAKDKKLKQLINMARQNCIEAVERKKAADLSLRLAEIFGLRFEPERIECIDASHLSGQGMRVGMVVFEYGRPKRDEYLVYKFTELEGTSDDYLALAKFIERRVRSGPPWPDLLLIDGGKGQLNAVLTALKRHDCDGLFIVAAIAKGPTRRAGELFDQVFVPGRKNPLALSPGSRELLFLQQIRDEAHRFVLFSLRRAGKKNMLKSELENLPGIGPKTAKLLWTHFQSLEAIYAASEDELAKLPGFGPKKARKIFSALQSHVS from the coding sequence ATGCCAGAGAGTTTTCAAAATAAAGATTTTCCCACCTGTCCGGGTGTCTATTTTATGAAGGATGCCCGGAACAAAATTATCTATGTAGGCAAGGCCAAAAATATACGTAAAAGATTGAGTTCATATTTTAGAGACCCTGAGCAATTGCCTATTAAGACCAGGGTCATGATGACCAAGGTCAAAGACATTGATTTTTTATGTACCAATACGGAAAAGGAGGCCCTGCTGCTTGAGGCAAGCCTTATCAAAAAGCATCGGCCTCGGTACAATATTGTTTTACGTGACGACAAGCAATATATCCTCTTTAAACTGGATAAAGAACACGCTTTTCCCACCCTCAGGTTGACGCGCAAGGTGGGCCGGGATGGTGCAACATACTTTGGTCCGTTTACTTCAGCCCGTTCAGCCCGCCAGACCCTAAATGTTATCAATAAATTGTTTAAGCTGCGCAAATGCGCGGACAGGACATTCAAAAACAGGGTTAGACCTTGTCTGCAATATCACATCAGCCGTTGTTTGGCCCCTTGTTGTTTGCCAGTATCTCCTGAAAAATATGCCCGGGCTGTTCGTCAGGTAGAACTATTTTTATTTGGAAAGTCACATGACTTACTTAAGAATCTGGAATCGGAGATGCACAAGGCGGCTGAAGAGTTAAATTTTGAGAAGGCAGCTGAGCTTCGAGACCAGATTCGCGCTGTTCAGAAGACTATTGAGCAGCAGGCGGTCGTTCTGCCCGAGGGAGGAGATTTTGATGTTTTTGCCTTGGTCCCTCATGAAACAGGCCTGGGGATAGGCGTGCTGTTTGTTCGTCAGGGCCGGGTTTTGGACAGCAGAAGTTTTTATTGGCCGGATTTTCAGTTTGAGCAGGAGGAAACAGAGGCCGTTTTGACTAGTTTTTTAATCCAGTTTTACGGGCCCACAAGGTTTATTCCCGATAAAATTGTTTTGCCTGTAGTAGCTAAGGATAAATCCATAAAAAAACTGTTGACTGAACTTAAAGGGAAAGAAGTACGCCTAGTAAGTGCTAAAGATAAAAAGCTTAAACAACTTATAAACATGGCCAGGCAGAATTGTATCGAGGCCGTGGAGAGGAAAAAAGCAGCTGACTTATCTCTTCGGCTGGCCGAAATATTTGGGTTAAGATTTGAGCCTGAACGTATAGAATGCATTGATGCATCTCATCTATCCGGGCAGGGCATGCGCGTCGGTATGGTTGTCTTTGAATATGGTCGCCCCAAAAGAGATGAATACCTAGTATACAAATTTACGGAACTGGAAGGGACCAGTGATGACTATCTCGCCCTGGCCAAATTTATTGAGCGAAGAGTAAGATCCGGACCTCCCTGGCCTGATCTTTTGCTTATTGATGGGGGGAAAGGACAATTAAATGCAGTGCTTACAGCCTTGAAAAGACATGACTGTGATGGATTGTTTATTGTTGCTGCTATTGCCAAAGGACCGACCCGAAGAGCAGGGGAACTCTTTGACCAGGTTTTTGTTCCTGGTCGAAAAAATCCTTTGGCTCTTTCTCCGGGAAGTAGAGAGCTGTTGTTTTTACAACAAATCAGAGATGAAGCACACCGTTTTGTTTTGTTCAGCTTACGGCGGGCGGGTAAAAAAAATATGCTTAAAAGCGAGCTGGAAAATTTGCCAGGTATTGGCCCTAAAACAGCTAAACTGTTATGGACCCATTTTCAGAGTCTGGAGGCTATTTATGCAGCCAGTGAGGATGAGCTAGCCAAGTTGCCTGGGTTTGGTCCAAAAAAGGCCCGGAAAATATTTTCAGCACTTCAGAGTCATGTTTCGTGA
- a CDS encoding M48 family metallopeptidase, producing the protein MSIHITKIIRSRRKTIALQVTEDATLIVRAPYRVGGEVLQKVVEKHKKWIEKKKKEIQARNLKFTPKEFVDGEEFFYLGRSYKLTIVDEPYPPLVFKSGFFLSGKYLPVARKVFIDWYKQQAYQKISERVEWYAPKQGFKYNKVNITNAQQRWGSCSSIGNLNFSWRLVMAPLPVIDYVVVHELVHLEERNHSKKFWDKVKVIMPGYEKYKDWLKKNSYLLRL; encoded by the coding sequence ATGTCTATCCACATCACAAAAATAATCCGTAGCCGACGAAAAACCATTGCCCTGCAAGTAACAGAGGATGCAACTCTGATAGTGAGGGCTCCTTATAGAGTAGGGGGAGAGGTACTCCAAAAGGTAGTAGAAAAGCATAAAAAATGGATTGAGAAGAAGAAAAAAGAAATTCAGGCCAGGAATCTTAAGTTCACTCCCAAAGAATTTGTCGACGGGGAGGAATTCTTCTATCTGGGGCGATCTTATAAATTAACGATAGTTGATGAACCCTATCCTCCGCTCGTGTTCAAAAGCGGATTTTTTCTGTCCGGAAAGTACCTGCCAGTTGCCAGAAAGGTATTTATCGACTGGTATAAACAGCAAGCATATCAGAAAATCAGTGAACGAGTTGAATGGTATGCTCCAAAGCAAGGGTTCAAATATAATAAAGTAAACATCACCAATGCTCAACAAAGGTGGGGGTCATGTAGTTCTATAGGGAATTTAAATTTTTCATGGCGGTTGGTCATGGCTCCGCTTCCTGTTATTGATTATGTAGTGGTGCATGAGTTGGTTCATTTGGAGGAGAGAAATCATTCAAAGAAATTTTGGGATAAAGTAAAAGTTATCATGCCAGGTTATGAGAAATATAAAGACTGGCTAAAGAAAAATTCTTATCTTTTGAGGTTGTGA
- a CDS encoding DNA internalization-related competence protein ComEC/Rec2 — MKQETPLLFWQRCLLALVLGLWSYKFFVPGLSTFCLAFIFLAPRKLFNSFLLILFFLSGLGIGSIFTPHLSPSKVPRPVSHAHKVDFHGKIEKIRTAPDHKLKLFIENVQIEDKGRTWTLPGYLLLTWENPPAIPWPEQHIKGKLRIKPVHGTVNEGGWDSEFYWHRQKVFFRAYARGRQLTMDPYPRNFLVHLRLNLRQKVIQVLDKYFVDEPRIKGLGLALLMNDRYFLNSEFVDKIRLSSLGHTLALSGLHLGLVVFLGWVLSYAAGFVCPNIYLYIPRPKLSIILSIPLVIIYLWLGQAPVSLVRASIMFFCWAFLYLKNRSRFIIDGLFYALLVILLVDPLSIFDLSLQLSFLAVLGLGLTYPYLKTIFERPSLSTGRMKIVKYFLMLTAVTLIANLTLLPAQTWAFGYLTPHIYLNLLWLPVLGFLVLPLGFVGVLFLFFPLLENLGPYLFYLMGLVLKGLIVVLDFLDAHDLLHPIVTFRPGWEHMLTYWFVFLAFIYWTKLWQRRMNLYLGLALIFTINFSPVTFNNFNGVKLRLLDVGQGQSILCELPGGKRVLIDGGGSWSLRFDLGKYITSPAITWKAWPQIDKVFLTHSDADHLRGLYYPLSNLKVGEFIFNGVWPGGQDKELLTRALDLGGEKVRVTARGDVWDLGRDIKLHILHPTEGFVDSKNNNRSLVLLLTWKNRRLALIPGDIERKGIKHLLRYNDALRSEVLIWPHHGSRASFSAEFYRRVNPEIVLVSAGFLNRFHLPHKKVVNYLKRMGCRVLNTATHGEIQISWSGWNKPAQVSWLRLAK, encoded by the coding sequence GTGAAACAGGAAACACCACTTTTATTCTGGCAAAGATGCCTTCTGGCCCTTGTTCTGGGACTATGGTCTTATAAATTTTTTGTTCCCGGCCTGAGTACTTTTTGCCTCGCATTTATCTTTTTAGCCCCCAGAAAGTTATTTAACAGCTTTCTTTTAATATTATTTTTTCTCTCAGGACTCGGTATCGGGTCTATTTTTACTCCCCATCTATCTCCTTCAAAAGTTCCCCGGCCTGTTTCACATGCGCACAAGGTCGATTTTCACGGAAAAATTGAGAAGATAAGAACTGCTCCTGATCATAAACTAAAATTGTTTATTGAAAATGTTCAGATTGAGGATAAAGGCAGGACCTGGACTTTGCCCGGGTATCTGCTCTTGACCTGGGAGAATCCCCCGGCCATACCTTGGCCCGAGCAGCACATTAAAGGCAAATTAAGAATTAAACCCGTGCACGGGACAGTTAATGAGGGGGGCTGGGATAGCGAGTTTTACTGGCATAGGCAAAAAGTGTTTTTTCGTGCCTATGCTCGGGGCAGGCAGTTAACCATGGACCCTTACCCACGGAATTTTCTGGTTCATCTACGTCTTAACTTGCGGCAGAAAGTTATCCAGGTTCTGGACAAATATTTTGTAGATGAGCCCCGGATTAAAGGGCTTGGCCTGGCCCTGCTCATGAATGACAGGTATTTTTTAAACAGCGAATTTGTAGATAAAATTCGGTTAAGTTCCTTGGGACATACCCTTGCCCTTTCTGGTTTGCATCTTGGTCTGGTTGTTTTTTTGGGTTGGGTTTTGAGTTATGCGGCAGGTTTTGTCTGTCCCAATATTTATCTTTATATTCCTCGGCCAAAGCTAAGTATAATTTTATCTATACCTCTGGTCATCATCTATCTTTGGCTTGGTCAGGCTCCGGTCTCGCTCGTGCGAGCCTCCATAATGTTTTTTTGTTGGGCCTTTCTATACCTAAAGAATAGAAGCCGCTTCATTATTGATGGCCTTTTTTACGCCTTGTTGGTTATCCTCCTTGTAGACCCACTATCCATATTCGATCTAAGCTTGCAGCTTTCTTTTTTAGCTGTCCTAGGCCTTGGCCTGACATATCCTTATTTAAAAACTATTTTTGAGAGACCTTCTCTATCTACAGGCAGGATGAAAATAGTTAAATATTTTCTAATGTTAACCGCAGTAACCTTGATAGCCAATCTAACCTTGCTCCCAGCGCAAACTTGGGCCTTTGGTTATCTTACCCCGCATATTTATCTGAATTTGCTCTGGTTGCCTGTCTTAGGCTTTTTAGTTTTGCCTTTGGGGTTTGTTGGAGTTTTATTTTTATTCTTTCCCTTGCTGGAAAACTTGGGACCATATTTATTTTATTTAATGGGCCTTGTTTTAAAAGGGCTGATTGTTGTCTTGGATTTTCTTGATGCTCACGATTTACTCCATCCAATAGTTACTTTCAGGCCTGGATGGGAGCATATGCTCACCTACTGGTTTGTTTTTCTGGCTTTTATTTACTGGACTAAGCTTTGGCAGCGCAGGATGAATCTTTACCTGGGGCTGGCTTTAATTTTCACCATCAATTTTTCCCCTGTGACCTTTAATAATTTTAACGGGGTAAAGTTGAGGTTGCTGGATGTGGGCCAGGGACAGAGCATACTGTGTGAATTGCCCGGGGGTAAGCGTGTTTTGATTGATGGGGGAGGATCGTGGAGTCTCAGGTTTGATCTGGGAAAATATATCACTTCTCCGGCCATAACCTGGAAAGCATGGCCGCAGATCGACAAGGTATTTCTGACCCATTCGGATGCAGATCATTTGCGTGGCCTTTATTATCCGCTTAGCAATTTAAAGGTGGGTGAGTTTATTTTTAACGGCGTATGGCCTGGAGGGCAGGATAAAGAGCTTTTGACTAGGGCTTTAGACCTTGGAGGAGAAAAGGTTAGGGTGACAGCCCGTGGTGATGTCTGGGATTTGGGCCGTGATATAAAATTACATATCTTGCATCCGACTGAAGGTTTTGTTGACTCCAAAAACAATAATCGTTCTTTGGTTTTGCTTCTAACCTGGAAAAATAGGAGGTTGGCCTTGATTCCGGGAGATATTGAGCGGAAAGGCATTAAGCACCTGTTACGCTATAATGACGCATTACGGTCAGAGGTGCTGATTTGGCCTCATCATGGCAGCCGAGCCAGTTTTTCAGCGGAATTTTACAGGCGGGTCAATCCTGAGATTGTCCTGGTTTCGGCTGGTTTTTTGAATAGGTTTCACCTGCCGCATAAAAAGGTGGTCAACTATTTAAAAAGAATGGGTTGCCGCGTTTTGAATACGGCAACGCATGGTGAAATCCAGATTTCATGGTCAGGCTGGAATAAACCGGCGCAAGTCTCCTGGTTGCGTTTGGCTAAATAG
- a CDS encoding site-2 protease family protein — protein MFDISIIIKELAIFSVPLLLGITCHEVAHGYVAYLLGDPTAKNAGRLTLNPLKHLDPIGTLVLILTRRIGWAKPVPINPAYFKNLRRDILLVSLAGPAANLVLALIFFLLFKLVNFLSPFFSTQLNQVVFAPMGFIFSAGTLVNVILAVFNLIPIPPLDGSKIIASFLPSSFADKYMSLEKFGFLILIILVFTGVFQKMFSVIVTFVYNLIFS, from the coding sequence ATGTTTGATATATCTATTATAATTAAAGAATTAGCGATTTTCTCTGTCCCATTGCTTTTGGGGATAACGTGCCATGAAGTGGCTCATGGGTACGTGGCTTATCTACTAGGTGACCCTACAGCTAAAAATGCCGGAAGGCTCACTCTCAATCCCTTAAAGCATCTGGACCCCATTGGGACACTAGTTTTGATTTTGACCAGAAGAATCGGTTGGGCCAAGCCAGTGCCTATAAATCCTGCTTACTTCAAAAATCTTCGACGGGATATTCTTTTAGTCTCCCTGGCCGGACCGGCGGCCAACCTTGTTTTAGCCCTAATATTTTTTCTTTTATTCAAACTGGTCAACTTTCTGTCCCCATTCTTTTCTACACAGCTTAATCAAGTTGTATTTGCTCCCATGGGATTTATTTTCAGCGCTGGTACTCTGGTAAATGTTATCCTGGCCGTCTTTAATCTTATTCCTATTCCTCCGTTAGATGGAAGTAAAATTATAGCTTCATTTCTTCCCTCATCCTTTGCAGATAAATATATGAGTTTGGAAAAATTTGGTTTTCTCATTTTAATTATCCTGGTTTTCACAGGTGTTTTCCAAAAAATGTTCAGTGTAATCGTCACCTTCGTTTACAACCTGATTTTTTCATAA
- a CDS encoding ABC transporter substrate-binding protein, with protein sequence MNKIIQNKLVYLLLASFLVSIFFFYGCAEKKQENSLSRVKEKGEISFAMSGGYPPFNFFNDKDELVGFDVDVAREVANRLGVKLKPVTTDWSGIIEGLRAGAFDGILGSMAVTEERLKVVNFSTPYYYSGAQLLVRKESPYTSPQELKGKIIGVVTGTTFENDAKKLGAKDIKLYKDDTQTLLELNNGVIDAVITDRVVGVTAMNSGKFNIRLLGSPLRSEDIAVAFRKDDKALLSAVDEIISEMHKDGTLSKISKKWLNVDVTTK encoded by the coding sequence ATGAATAAAATTATTCAGAATAAATTGGTTTATTTGTTGCTAGCTTCATTTCTTGTTTCGATTTTCTTTTTTTATGGTTGTGCAGAAAAGAAGCAGGAAAACTCGCTAAGTCGTGTTAAGGAAAAAGGAGAAATTAGTTTTGCAATGAGTGGCGGATATCCACCATTTAATTTTTTTAACGATAAAGACGAGCTGGTTGGTTTTGATGTTGATGTAGCTAGAGAAGTTGCTAACCGTTTAGGAGTAAAGTTAAAGCCAGTCACTACTGACTGGAGCGGAATTATAGAAGGTCTTCGTGCTGGTGCTTTTGATGGTATTCTTGGAAGTATGGCTGTTACAGAGGAACGTTTAAAAGTAGTAAATTTTTCAACTCCATATTATTATTCCGGAGCACAGCTTTTGGTAAGAAAAGAATCTCCGTATACTTCTCCGCAGGAATTGAAAGGGAAGATTATAGGAGTGGTCACCGGGACTACATTCGAGAACGATGCCAAAAAGTTAGGAGCTAAAGATATCAAGCTTTACAAGGATGACACTCAGACACTGTTAGAGTTGAATAACGGTGTTATCGATGCAGTTATAACTGACAGAGTTGTTGGGGTTACGGCCATGAATAGTGGAAAATTCAATATTAGGCTTTTGGGAAGTCCATTGCGCAGCGAAGATATTGCGGTAGCTTTTCGTAAAGATGATAAAGCGCTCCTGTCGGCCGTTGATGAAATTATTTCAGAAATGCATAAAGATGGTACATTGTCCAAAATAAGTAAAAAATGGCTTAATGTTGATGTTACTACCAAGTAA
- the trpS gene encoding tryptophan--tRNA ligase yields the protein MEKKRIVSGMRPTGPLHLGHYFGVLKNWVKLQEEFHCYFFVADWHALTSEYADPKKIKGFVPELIKDWFASGLDPDKCTIFLQSQVKEHAELHLILSMITPLGWLERNPTYKEVKQELISKDLNTYGFLGYPVLMAADILMYRPHFVPVGQDQLPHLELTREIARRFNFLYGDFFPEPQAKLTEAAKLPGLDGRKMSKSYGNSIYLSEDMDSITKKVMSMLTDTNRKRKKDPGDPNVCNLYPYHRLMTPEDTRAEIKENCSKALWGCVDCKKVLLKYLHEFLEPIQKRRQELDKNPEMVTEILDKGYAQAKMAAQENIGLIREKLNLNY from the coding sequence ATGGAAAAGAAAAGAATAGTTTCAGGAATGCGACCCACAGGGCCTTTACACCTGGGACATTATTTTGGGGTGCTCAAAAATTGGGTCAAGTTGCAAGAAGAGTTTCATTGTTACTTTTTCGTAGCCGACTGGCATGCCCTGACCAGCGAATATGCTGATCCGAAAAAAATTAAAGGATTTGTCCCGGAATTAATCAAAGACTGGTTTGCTTCCGGACTCGATCCTGATAAATGTACCATATTTCTTCAGTCTCAAGTCAAAGAGCATGCCGAGCTGCACCTGATCCTCTCCATGATCACTCCCCTGGGCTGGCTTGAGAGAAACCCCACTTATAAAGAAGTAAAACAAGAATTGATTAGTAAGGATCTAAATACCTATGGGTTCTTAGGTTATCCTGTTCTCATGGCCGCAGACATACTCATGTACAGACCACATTTTGTCCCTGTCGGTCAAGATCAGCTACCACACCTGGAGTTAACAAGGGAAATTGCCCGCAGGTTCAATTTTCTCTACGGTGACTTTTTCCCCGAACCCCAGGCCAAATTGACCGAAGCTGCCAAACTGCCAGGACTAGACGGTCGCAAGATGAGTAAAAGTTATGGGAATTCTATCTATTTAAGTGAAGATATGGACTCTATCACCAAAAAAGTCATGTCCATGCTTACAGACACCAACCGCAAGCGCAAAAAAGATCCCGGCGATCCTAATGTATGCAACCTCTATCCTTACCACCGATTAATGACACCGGAAGATACACGTGCGGAAATCAAGGAAAATTGCTCCAAAGCCTTGTGGGGTTGTGTCGACTGTAAAAAGGTTCTTTTAAAATATCTGCATGAGTTTCTGGAACCCATTCAAAAACGCAGACAGGAACTGGATAAAAACCCGGAAATGGTCACTGAAATTTTAGACAAGGGCTATGCCCAGGCTAAAATGGCCGCTCAGGAAAATATAGGCCTTATTCGAGAAAAATTAAACCTCAATTATTAA